From Rickettsia endosymbiont of Ceutorhynchus obstrictus, a single genomic window includes:
- a CDS encoding cytochrome b, with amino-acid sequence MIIKNTENSYGLITKLFHWIMTVIIIIMIIVGFVMGDLADQQQNLQLYALHKATGILVLSLVIVRLLWKFYNASVALPLDLPNWQKKAATININLLYILMLIMPVSGFLMTILANHDIDFYGLFTIKSFMQDKQTAKIFKKIHESCALIFSALIILHILAALYHHFIRKDNVLKRMWIGSS; translated from the coding sequence ATGATAATCAAAAATACTGAAAATTCGTACGGCTTAATTACCAAGCTCTTTCATTGGATAATGACTGTTATAATTATCATAATGATTATTGTCGGGTTTGTGATGGGTGACCTTGCAGATCAACAACAGAACCTACAGCTTTATGCCCTTCATAAAGCAACAGGCATATTAGTATTATCGTTAGTAATAGTAAGGTTGTTATGGAAGTTTTATAACGCTTCCGTCGCCTTACCTCTTGATTTACCGAATTGGCAAAAAAAAGCCGCAACAATCAATATTAACTTATTATATATTTTGATGTTGATTATGCCCGTTAGCGGCTTTCTTATGACGATCCTAGCAAATCACGATATCGATTTTTACGGATTATTTACTATTAAATCATTCATGCAAGATAAACAAACAGCAAAAATCTTCAAAAAAATTCATGAAAGCTGCGCCCTTATATTCTCGGCTTTAATCATTCTTCATATTTTAGCTGCTCTTTATCATCATTTTATTAGGAAAGATAACGTTCTTAAAAGGATGTGGATAGGAAGCAGCTAG